The stretch of DNA CAGCGGTGGTGTGCCAGCAGCACGGCATTGCGGGCAGCGATGGCGCTCATTTCTATGGCGCTGGCGGCCCACTCGATCCCGCTGAGGTAGTACAGCCGGTCGTGCAGCACCACGGGAGGCAGGCGTCTGGGCGCAGTGTAAGCGGGGTACGCCAGCCAGCGCGTCTCCGAAACGGCATCCCGCGACAGGAACAGTGCCCCCAGCTGGGCCTCACTGAGAGGCGCGGGAGAAAACACCCTCCACACCTTGGGCTGGCTGGCCGGGGGTCTGCTGTACCCCTGGGGTACTGTCACAGGGTCTAGAGAGCTGACGCTGTGCACCGCCAGCCCCTCGCGCTCCATCATCAGCACTTCAGACACACGGGAGTCGCTGGAGAAATGAAGACCTGCGAGAACAGCACACGGTTCATGAGAGGATTATAAGCACACTGTGCACAGCTGCAGAGAGTCGCAGTTTACAGGAACTGATAATGTGGGGTAACCTGACCTTGTGCAAAAAGGATATTCAATTGTTGAAACATTGCAAGAAACAAGAGTGCAAACAAAGTTCAGCTGGTAAGATACACAGGCAGTTGCGAGTGCTGGTGAGAAGCAGCCCTGAATCCTCCCGAGTACACGACCAGCACCGTGCCCTGAGGTTGCTGATCACTGCTTCATTTCTGTTTCTAACTAGGTGCTACATTACTGTGTCTGATGATAGCATTTCAGCAATATGTGTGAAACTCTTGAGTACTGGCATCAGTAAAGGAAGCATTCATTCCTAATTGGTGTTGTGCACATTTCTATTAAGTCCTGCATTAGTTTCATTACAGACCAAAGTAGGAGGTGTTGAGGCGGCCTTGAACCAGTGTGGCCACAGTTTGGTGGTAGCGACCCGAGAAGTGGCTGGGGATCGGAGGGTTGAAGTTTGGGAAGGAGATGTCCGATTTGCCCGGGTGCAAGGGGGTGGCGATGAAGACGATGTCATACAGGCTGTGGGCTGCTCCAGACTGCCCTGTGTAGCTGACTTCATACATGGAGACCGTGCCCCctgcaaaacacatacacacacgtcaGAGAAGTGGGATCCACTGACGCGACATGACAGGgatgtttcacccattccagcctGATCAGCCACactgtgtaggtaacaagctcagatgagtcttattaaactcatagcaaaaccaagaacggatcaaactgctatggaagGGGAGTTGCATCTCCATTCCTGCTGTCTACCCGACTGGATTTGAGGTCGGCTCTAAATGAGCTGCAAATGAGTCAATCAGAAtcacattgtaattgtaattatagaggaaccttggcacacctgtttaattgtaattgtaattataccaaataattgatcaattacagttccTTAAGTATTTATTTGTCACACAATCATTATGCTTGTACTTGAAACAACTTTTAGTGACCCCTATTTATTTGAAGAAATTAAAAGTTACATtgtatgtttctgtgtttgtacctgtgattattgtcGGGTTAGAATAAACAAACACGTTAACGTGTTTTATTGTAATTGAAGTGTGACTGTGGAGTGTGTAGGTGTGGAGTGTGTGACTGTGGAGTGTGTAGGTGTGGAGTGTGTGACTGTGGAGTGTGTAGGTGTGGAGTGTGTAGGTGTGGAGTGTGTTGGTGTGGAGCGTGTTGGTGTGGAGTGTGTAGGTGTGGAGTGTGTGGGTGTGGAGTGTGTAGGTGTGGAGTGTGTAGGTGTGGAGTGTGTTGGTGTGGAGTGTGTTGGTGTGGAGTGTGTAGGTGTGGAGTGTGTGGCTGTGGAGTGTGTAGGTGTGGAGTGTGTTGGTGTGGAGCGTGTTGGTGTGGAGTGTGTTGCTGTGGAGTGTGTGGGTGTGGAGTGTGTGACTGTGGAGTGTGTAGGTGTGGAGTGTGTGACTGTGGAGTGTGTAGGTGTGGAGTGTGTAAGTGTGGAGTGTGGTGCTGTGGAGTGTGTGGCTGTGGTAGGGAGGTCAATGTGAGGAGGTATCACTTGTAACTCACCGGTCTTGCTCGGCCGTGTCTTGACAGTGATGGAGGTGACTTTGCCAGGTACCAGCGTGGCCTTGCTGTGGTACAACAGCCCTGAGCACACCAGCTTGTTTCCCCCCTCCACTGCCCACAGCCCCGAGTCTGCGCCAGCCAGGGACACCGCACCTGCAAGGCACGAGGAGTTAACACAGACACAGGGCACACAAGGGGTTAACTCAGGGAcagggcactttttttttttttttttttttttttttgggttttttttgtttttttttttttttgttttcaaggggTTAACTCAGGGACAGGGCACACAAGGGGTTAAAACAACCCACAGGAAACAGGGCCGGTGTGAGAGGAGCAGGCGTTGGGCACATCTGTGCTTTATCTGTGGATTAATGTctgtttaaattgattttattttttattttattgatgtgtGTATCTTAGTTTATGGAATCTAACTTTGgtatttgtaaaactgttttggACTGCCATTGAATTTAATTGAATACTCTGTAGTGCTGTTTACCAGGTATGGGGTGATTGTTATGGAAGCCAACAACAGGATTGAAAAGGTTAAGAAACATCAAACTGTATTCAGTTTTTCCCTtcttgctctctctcctctcctccccccctctctttcctctcccctcACCCACAAAAGCGTTGATCTTGACGCTCTGCCCGTAGTTGACCTTCATGATGGGCGTGACGACCTCGTTCAGGAAGTGCTGTGAGAAGCCCGCCTCCTGCATGGCCTGGTCCAGCGTGTGATTGGTCATCCACAGGAACTCATCCCCGCCCAGTGCGTGCAGGAGCCGCTCCACAGAGGAAAACGAGTAACCGAACGACTGGAACTGATAAATcctgagggaggagaggagagggagatggGGTATAAGGAGTAGCAGGACTTGAACTAATAAGTGAACGCAAACACAGAGGGGGAGTtatggagggagggagtgaggcaCCTCATGAACTTGTCCAGGACGCCCTCCACCCAGATCTGCATGCGCAGGAAGCTGAGTCCGTAGTGCCACAGCAGTCGCAGGAAGTTGATGATGAACCAGTCGCTCTCCTCGAAGATGACCTGCTCTCCGTCGAATATTGCCATGTGGGACGGGACCATGCGCCTCTGGGACAGGCCTGGGGGAGACAAGCCACAGTTTAAacactccctcactccctcaccaGCCACGACTCAAACACTCCCTCACTGCTACTCAAGAGAGCGCACAGCTGAGCAGGGCCCCTGACTAACACTGAACCAGCTTAACATTCCCAagatcagtgctgtgtgtgtcacagtgcGTTTTGTGTCTGCCCACTTCATTGAAAAAAAGCATAAAAGCAGAACCCTTCTATAGGTTTACCACGGTCTCTGAAGTTTTACCAGGATTTTCACATAATTATACCATACATTCACTATTGTTTATCCTGGATTGtcatggtttttaatatgctttacaatgcttgcctatgcttaaccatgctttcactgtgctttatcacacttgtTATGCTTTTCTAAGGGAAGATTGACTTCCCTGAAGACCCTGAGAACCCCTTTGTAGAGAGCGGCTCGTCAGAGAAGCTTGCTGCTCACCCAGCTGCTCCACGAAGTGCTTCATGTGCAGGTTGAGGGGGTGCAGCACGGAGCCCCCCGTCTCGTACTCATCCCCACCGATCTGAGCCGTGCCCAGCCGCCCTCCCACCGGCCCGGGCTCCAGCACGTCCACCTGCACCCCTGCGCCAAACTCCTTCCGCAAGAAATAGGCGGCTACAGTGCCCCCGATCCCAGCTCCCACCACGGCTGAAACAAAGAGAACGGCAGAGATTACACTgctgaacagagagagcacagggcagagatcacactgctgaacagagagagcacagggcagagatcacactgctgaacGGAGAGAGCACAGGGcagagatcacactgctgaacagaGAGCGCACAGGGCAGAGATTACACTGCTGAACAGAGAGCGCACAGGGcagagatcacactgctgaacagagagagcacagggcAGAGATTACACTgctgaacagagagagcacagggcagagatcacactgctgaacagagagagcacagggcagagatcacactgctgaacagagagagcacagggcAGAGATTACACTgctgaacagagagagcacagggcAGAGAATACAGTgctgaacagagagagcacagggcAGAGATTACACTgctgaacagagagagcacagggcagagatcacactgctgaacagagagagcacagggcagagatcacactgctgaacagagagagcacagagcagagatcacactgctgaacagagagagaacagggcagagatcacactgctgaacggagagagcacagagcagagatcacactgctgaacagagagagaacagggcagagatcacactgctgcagagatcacactgctgaacagagagagcacagagcagagatcacactgctgaacagagagagcacagcgtagagatcacactgctgaacagCATAGCAGGAGTAAAGGACGTGTTCTGTGATTTCTAATGAGGTTATGCATTGCGTGAGGGCGCCCCGCagcagacctggggtcagttaTAACTATAGCACCATTACAATGACAGCATCGTCGTCTGCTGAAATTCCAACTCCAATTCCAAagctattttgttcaattacaattccAGTTACAATATTGCTGCAGTGATTAcaagtataattacaattacataaaAGAACTACACATATTAACACGTTTACTCTATTGAGTCTAAAGATAACATATATATTTCTATACAGAAACATACTGTGCAACTTTAATTTTGGTGGAGGGGATCACATGTTTAACAAATTATGACGTTCTGtcaaaataaatctgacaaatGGATGGGTGACTGAACTGCGCTAGAGCAATGATATGGTAAACACAATTATAATTATGCAGGTGTGCCACAGTGCAATGCCATTGTAACTGCAATGAATTAGGAATTATACAATTACAACTGGAACAGACTCCAGGTGCACCCCCTAAACTGCACAACCAGACCCCTCTAAAAACTAGACTCCTGTTGAATAGCAGCTTCGCCCACTGCAGGTTGTACCacaggcttgattagccacagtgggcaggattttcaaaccGTCCTAAATGAGAACCCCAGCGTTACTCACAAATTGGTGTGGAGCACTGACTGGCCttttcaagcggtcgttatgTCCATGTCACTATTAAATAACTGTGCCAATGTGATTTACGAAAttgttaatttacaaaataatgttagtATCACAATGAACAGGgcttcttgcaactatttcttttgtttgcgtgggaatttaaaagcaaatctgtgttcaTTGTCagaatttatcaggagttaatttgcacttggaaaaggagggttttaattaatgagtaTATAagtcaccttgaaacagaaatttaacacaGACCGAGgctgacgagagagagagagagagagagagagagagagagagagagagagagagagagagagagagagagagagagaccagagtTCATTTATTGTAGAtaacctagataattcaatatttgtagttatgaaaatattttagccttttcaatacttgtggttatgaaggagATGTATTCACTTGTTCTAACCTTACGGAGCGTTTGTTGTACCGCTAAAATGATacaccgttatttgcacccagtgtaatgttactagcAAGAAATTATTAATGCAACTGTAGCCTGCATTCTGCATACATACattgacagctgacctctactgtagactgtatttgaattaaacaacTAAAATCCTAGTACAGAAAACAGCACATTAGATATTACAATAGTTTCCTTcggtgattgtggatttgcaatgcgtcctcGGTTTTTAACACcggtgtcttatccacacaagaacgaagaacaggcGTACGTGGGCACA from Polyodon spathula isolate WHYD16114869_AA chromosome 31, ASM1765450v1, whole genome shotgun sequence encodes:
- the LOC121303146 gene encoding prenylcysteine oxidase-like codes for the protein MRLRCFPPGSLLLLGLCLSGRRGLASAPELRDPPKKIAVVGAGIGGTVAAYFLRKEFGAGVQVDVLEPGPVGGRLGTAQIGGDEYETGGSVLHPLNLHMKHFVEQLGLSQRRMVPSHMAIFDGEQVIFEESDWFIINFLRLLWHYGLSFLRMQIWVEGVLDKFMRIYQFQSFGYSFSSVERLLHALGGDEFLWMTNHTLDQAMQEAGFSQHFLNEVVTPIMKVNYGQSVKINAFVGAVSLAGADSGLWAVEGGNKLVCSGLLYHSKATLVPGKVTSITVKTRPSKTGGTVSMYEVSYTGQSGAAHSLYDIVFIATPLHPGKSDISFPNFNPPIPSHFSGRYHQTVATLVQGRLNTSYFGLHFSSDSRVSEVLMMEREGLAVHSVSSLDPVTVPQGYSRPPASQPKVWRVFSPAPLSEAQLGALFLSRDAVSETRWLAYPAYTAPRRLPPVVLHDRLYYLSGIEWAASAIEMSAIAARNAVLLAHHRWHGTEDRIDQEDLHSRLKNEL